The Candidatus Liberibacter solanacearum CLso-ZC1 genomic interval AAAGATATTTTATTAGGTTCTTAAATTGACAGGATTATGTTAATAATTAGACAGTTTTTCTATTCAATACGAATATATTTGTTGATGAATTAGATTGGATTAATGTTGTGCCTATTTCTTCTTTCTCTCTTATGTCGCGATCTCGCGTTACTCCTGTTCCCCTGCCGATAAAAGGAGTGAGGCTATCTACCGCTTCTTTAGGCATTAAATATGTTGGACGTGATGATGTATTTTTAATGTTATTTGATAAACCAGCATCTGTTGCAGGGGTTTTTACTCGTTCACGTTGTCCATCAGCGCCTGTAGATTTTTGTCGGACAAATTTGCCGCATGGTATTGCAAGGGCATTGGTAGTTAATTCTGGTAATGCTAATGCATTCACAGGGAAAAGAGGGCGGGATGCTGTGCATTTTATTGCTCAATCTCTATCTGATCTGATATCTTGTCAAGAAGATGAGGTTTATGTTGCTTCTACAGGTATCATTGGTGAATTTTTGGATATTGGCAAGTTTGATGGTGTTTTTGATAAACTTCTTCATAATGCCACTGATGATGCTTGGCTTGATTCTGCTAAAGCGATGATGACTACAGATAGTTATGCTAAGACTGCAGTGCGCACGGTCAATATCGATGGGGTTAAAGTAACAATCAATGGTATGGCTAAAGGGGCAGGGATGATTGCCCCTGATATGGCGACTACCCTTGCATTTGTTGTGACAGATATTGATATTTCTTCTCCTGTGTTGCAGATTCTTTTATCTGAAGGAGTTGAGCATAGTTTTAATTCTATTACAGTGGATAGCGATACTTCAACCTCTGATACCCTTATGTTATTTTCGACAGGTACTGTTTCCGAAAATGTTCCTCCCATTACCAGTATAGATGATCAGCGTTTATCTACTTTTCGTCCAGTTCTTTTTGATATTTTAAAGGATTTAGCTCTTCAAGTGGTGTGTGATGGAGAAGGAGCTTCAAAGATTCTTGAAGTTACTGTTAAAGGAGCCGAAAATGCTACATCTGCGAAACAAGTAGCTTTTTCTATCGCCAATTCTCCTTTGGTTAAAACTGCATTTGCTAGTGGAAGCATCGGATGGTGGGGACGCATAGTAATGGCTATTGGAAAGTCTGGGGCGTTTGTAGATCGTGATAGCATATCCGTTTGGTTTAGAAATATCAGAATTGCTACCAATGGTGAGCCAGAAATTAATTTTTCTCAAGAAGACGTGCATTCTATAATGAAAGAAGAATGTATACCTATAGTGGTTGATCTTGGCATTGGGGATGGCGTTCACACGGTTTGGACCTGTGATTTTAGTGGAGAATATGTTCAGTTTAATAGTAACTGCCAAAGTTAATTTTATTCTATTCCTAACTTTTATTGAAATGTTGATGTTTATATTTAAAAGCCATTTGTTTGGTTTTTATTGTGAAGAACATATCCAGTATTGTTTTTCACAAGAGTAAATAGTGATTTTTTGACTAAAGATTTATTGTATCATTATTAGAAAAATGGAAATTTTTATGAATATAATGCCGAAAAAAATCCTATTAGTGGTTGCGTGTGCAGTTTTTGGGTCTTATGAAAAGGTTTTGCTTTCTTGTCGCCCTAAAAACAAATCATATGCGGGATTTTGGGAATTTCCAGGGGGGAAAATTGAAGATGGGGAAACTCCAGAGGAAGCTTTGGTACGCGAATTATCTGAAGAGTTATCTATTATTGTTAAGCCAGTTGATTTGATTCCTCTCACTTTTGTGAGTCATTCTTACGATAAGTTCCATCTTTTGATGCCCTTTTTTTCCTGTCATCATTTTGAGGGTAGTCCACGATCTTGTGAGGGGCAGGAAATAAAGTGGGTGTCACTTGATGATGTGAAAAATCATTCTATATTACCAGCAGATCAGCCTCTCATTTCTTTTTTGCAACGCTATTCTCACCATATATAGGAAAAATTCAGATCGATGAAGAATTTTATGCCTTTTGTTAGGGAGTATTTAACCTTAATAAAGTACAAATTGTTTCCAAGCTAATAATCTAAAATCCAAAATAGGAGGAAAGATAGTGATCGGAGATAGTGTTAATTCCATAGATTTTAAGGAAAAATCTTCTTCAGACGGTGTGAAATGGAGAGATGGTAATATCTGGCTTTTATTTGGAATAGTTGTAGTTTATTTCTCAATTTCTTTTTCAAGCCGTGTTGTTGATTACGTGGATGAAAATCATTTCTATTATGACTATAAAAGGTATAACCGGATAAATTAGATTAAGTTTCTTGCGGCCCAATATAGTTCTTATAATGCTCATAAAAATATCTAAGGATGAAAAGCATTTACGAGGGTTATTGTGTCATTTGACCACTCTCCAATATTCCCGAATATTCCCGCACAGGTGTGTTTCATCCATCCTTTAACGAGCTTCTGTTTTTAAAGTATAGGGTGCGTTAAAGTGCATATGACAGAGATAGTTTATTGTATAATAAAATCAATATTTTTTGGATTTTTCACAATTTTTTGGATTTTTCACAATGTTTGTGAATAAAAATTGTCTTTAAATGGGAATTTAAGCATTATTTATACAAAACATATGAAAATAACGTTAAAAAGTAGCAAGTAATACTTGTCCTGAAGTTATTTATATGACAAATTGTTTTTTAATCAGAAAACAATAGTAATAAATAGGTTTTAACTTCTTTAAATAAGGTTTTATTGTGGTGTGTAATCAGAAAATACTCAATTTTTTGCTAAAGATGTGGCAGGTGTTTTGTGCTGTCAAAATGTCGGAAGCAAAGAAATTTATCCCTATGACACTTATGATGTTTCTTGTGTTGTTTAATTTTAGTACTTTGAGGCCTTTAAAGGATAGTTTGGTTGTTCCAAATATGGGGGCAGAGGTTATTAGTTTCGTAAAATTATGGTGTGTTTTCCCTTCTGCGATTCTCTTTACAATTATATATATGAAATTATCTAATATTTTAGATAGTGAAAAACTTTTTTATATAGTAGTTAGTTTTTTTGTTTCGTTCTTTGTGATTTTTGCGTTTGTTCTTTATCCTTATCGTGATTTTATCCATCCATCTCCGCAAACAATTAAAATTTGGGTATCTTCCTTTCCTTTCTTTAAATGGTTTCTTTTTTTAGCAGGCAAATGGTCTTTTGCATTGTTCTACGTTTTCGCAGAGCTTTGGGGAGCCGTCATGATCAACCTGATGTTTTGGCAATTTGCAAATAGGATTACCAAAACAGAAGAAGCAACACGCTTTTATGCGACTTTTGGGTTAGTAGGAAATGTGGGTTTGATATTTGCTGGTGGTATTATCATAAAGCTTTCCAAGCTTACAGATGCGCTTATGATATATTATTCAATGCTTACTTTAATCCTTTCTAGTTTTTTGCTGATGGCAATATACAGATGGATGAATGTTTATGTTTTAACTGATCCAAAACAGTATTCGCCTCGGAAAGGTGCCTTGAAAAAGAAGTTAAAATTATCGGTTTCTGATAGTCTTAAAATGGCGCTTAATTCTAAGTATTTAGGCTATATCGTTTTGCTGGTGATTTGTTATGGAACTGCTATTAATTTAGTTGAAGGCCCTTGGAAAGCAAAGGTTCGGGAACTATATCCATCTCAGAATGATTATGCGCAGTTTATGGGTCAGTTTATACAATGGACTGGTATCGTGACTATCGTATTTATGATACTTGGTAGTAATATTCTCAAAAGTGTTAGCTGGTTTACTTCTGCTATTATTACTCCTCTGATGATATTAATTACAGGAGGAGGTTTCTTCGTATTTGTTATCTTTGAAAATGCGCTTTTACCTTTGACAGAGGATATAATGAAACTTACTCCTTTGGTATTGGCGGTTTTTTTAGGTGCTTTGCAAAATATTTTGAGCAAGGCAACCAAGTATACAATGTTTGATTCAACCAAAGAGATGGCTTTTATTCCTTTAGATGATGAATTTAAAATAAAGGGTAAGGCGGTCGTAGATGTTATAGGGGGAAGACTTGCTAAGTCTGGTGGAGCTGTAATTCAGTCTTTTATATTTATGTTTGTTCCTATGGCAACGTTTTCAACTATTATTCCTTTTTTAACTGGTATTTTTCTATTTTTGATGTTCATTTGGATGTATGTAGTAACTCAATTGAACAAAGAATATACTCAGTTACTTGATAAAGAATAGATTTCGTAACGAACCTCTACTCTTATCAATTAAGAGTAGGGGTTTTCCCATTTAGTTATTGATAAATAAATTATTAGGTTAGTATTTAGTCATAGATTAATTTAATGAATGATAGATCACTATAATACTAGTATTATAGTGTTTTTTAAAAGCAGTTAATCGTATTTCTATAAAGGTTTATCTTTGGAATAGGGTATTTTAATCTCATTATAGATGCTATCTGCATTTAGATATTTGCATTGGAATTCGTATTTAATAATAGTTTTTCGTATTTTTAATTATTCTACTTAAGATAATGGCTTTATTTTACTATTTTTTCTTCTTTAGAAGCAGAAGATTTCCATCCGATCACATAAATAATAGAGAAATTAGCGGTTACATTTCCTGTCGATTCAGAATTTTCTTCTGCGTATATTTCGGCAGCGCGTGTGAAAAGTGATTTTTTAGGGGGGGTTGTGCTGCGGTGAATAAGGGGGTTGGACATTCCCATTTTACGTAAATCATGCATAAGATGAAACATTGATTTATAATATACGGTATAATTATCTTGATCTATAATAGGAGAGATAAAGCCCGCTTTTTGCATTAGAGCTCCTGCGCTCTTAATATCCATAAATGGAATGATACGAGGGCTGGCGCCGCCAGTTATTTCTGTCTCAGCTTGTAATAGCGATTTGCGAAGTTCACGGAGGGTTCCTACCCCAGGAATTGCTGCTAAAAACACTCCTCCTCGCTTTAATGTATTTTTTATTTTTAGAAACATACCCAGAGTATCATTGATTATATGGAGGGTTAGAGGGGATAAAATTAAGTCAATAGGTTGAGGAATAGAAGGAATATCTTCAAGAGGGCAGGCGAGAACTGTATTGTCTGAAGTAGAAAATTCTGTAGAAATTTCAGTGCGAATCATGCGACTAATTTTTTGGGTTTTCATACAGGTGCGTCCAACTATTCCAGTTGCTCCATGTAGTTCCATAGCATTGTCAAAGGTTTTATTGATCATATTCAGTCGAAAAGATATTTCCTTAGCGACTATATCTAAGAGGAAATGAGACGAAAAATCTTTTTGTCGAAGAGATCGGAGGCGATTTTTATTAATTAATTGCATATCAAAAAGAAGATTCATTGTAGATCTTTCATGGTATTGCTTTTACTTGTTATTCAATTATCACATGTAGGTTTAAGGTGAAATCATCTACGCTTATTAATAGGGAAGATGATGCGAGAATTGTATATATCCTTGAAAGAATAGAATTTCTAATATTTTGCGATTTTTTCTATAAAAACAAATACATTTTTGATCATAATTTATACTACAATGACCAATACCATGCGAAAATAGTTCGATGGAATATAATCTTATTATAATTCAAAATGACAAGATTTATTCGTTATTGCTTTTTAAAATAGAAATGAAGGCGTTTTGAGGTATATCTACTTTTCCAAAACGACGCATACGTTTCTTTCCATCTTTTTGTTTTTCTAATAGTTTGCGTTTACGTGTTATATCTCCGCCATAGCACTTTGCTGTTACATCTTTGCGACGTGCTTTTACTGTTTCTCGGGCAATAATACGGCCTCCAATTGCTGCTTGGATTGCTATTTGAAACATTTGTTGTGGAATGAGATTTTTTAATTTTTCACATATTCCTCGACCGCGTTTTTCCGCAACAGAACGATGAACCAATATGGAAAGAGCATCTACTGTTTCATCGTTGACCAAGATAGTAAGTTTTACCAGATCGCCGTTTCTATAATCGATGACAGTATAATCGAAAGATGCATATCCTCTGGAAACTGATTTGAGACGATCGTAAAAATCAAAAATGACTTCATTAAGGGGAAGTTCATAAGCTAGTATTGTCCGATTTTCAATGTGGTTCATGTCAATTTGTATGCCGCGTCTTTCTTGGCATAATTTAAGAATAGATCCTAGATATTCGGTTGGTGTTATAATAGTTACGCTAATCCAAGGTTCTTTCAATTCAGAAATTTTTGTGATATCTGGCATATCTGATGGATTGCTGAGCTCTATTATACTGCCATCACGCATGGATAGGTTGTATATGACAGATGGAGAGGTTCCTATAAGGTCTAAATCAAATTCTCGTTCAAGGCGTTCTTGAATGATTTCCAGATGAAGGAGTCCAAGAAAACCACATCTAAAACCGAATCCAAGGGCAGTGGAATTCTCTAACTCAAAAGAAAAAGACGCATCATTAAGCCGTAATTTTTTTATCGCTGTTCGTAGGTTTTCAAATTGGGAAGCATCTACGGGGAATAAGCCACAAAAAACAACAGGCTGTATTTCTTTGAATCCGGGTAAGGCTGAGGTGGTTGGAAAATCATCGTCGGTTATGGTATCGCCAACGCGAGTATGGGAGACCTCTTTAATAGAGGCCATCATGACGCCGATCTCTCCAGGATATAATGTTTCTATATCTACCATTTTAGGTGTTAAAACTCCAATGCGTTCTACTTTGTATTTTGCGTTGGTTCCCATTAATCTTATGGTCTGTCCCTTTGTTAGTTTTCCATTTATAATTCGAACTAACACCATGACGCCAAGGTAGCTATTGTACCAGCTATCGATGAGTAGGGCTTTGAGTGGAGCGTTCTCTCCCTCTGGGCTTGTAGGATGTGGTAATTGTTGTATAATTTTTTCCAGAAGCTGTTGTATTCCTTCCCCTGTTTTTGCTGAGATAAGCAAAGAATCATCTGTGTTGATGCCAATGGTCTCTTCAATTTGTTTTTTTACACGCTCTGGGTCTGCAGAAGGCAGATCTGCTTTATTGAGGACAGTAATAAGTTCATGATTGTTATCAATTGCTTGGTAAACATTTGCAATGGTTTGCGCTTCCACGCCTTGGCTTGCGTCTACTACAAGAAGAGATCCTTCACAGGCTGAAAGAGAGCGGGAAACCTCATATGTAAAATCTACGTGTCCAGGGGTATCAATGAGATTTAACAGATAATCTTGACCATTTTCACTTGTATAATTGAGGCGGACTGTCTGTGCTTTGATTGTGATTCCTCGTTCACGTTCTATATCCATGTTATCCAGGACTTGCGAAGACATTTCACGTTCGGTGAGACCTCTGCAATATTGAATAAATCGATCTGCAAGGGTTGATTTTCCATGGTCGATATGAGCTACGATGGAAAAATTGCGTATTCTTGATAGGGGGGTGGGTTTGTTTTGCATTTCGGAATTATAGCAAGAGATCAGAATTGTCGCAAAAGAAAAAGCTTATTTTTTTCATTTATTACATCCGAATTAAATTTTGGAATGATTTTTTGTAATTTTTCTGTTTTTTTGCGGCTTTTGATAATTTCATAATGTGGGGAAAGGGGGGGCTATAATAGTAATCAAAAGATCATTGTTATTTTTAAAATTAAAAAGCATCTTTTAATCTTTAATTATATATGGCTTTTTAGAGTAGTTTTTCTATCTTAAAATATACTTGACTAAAGGATATAGTTACTGCATCTTGAGAGCGTTGTTTTTATTAGTATAGGGGGAATATAGAGATTCGCAAGGTATATAGATCATCTAAATTAGATGTAAGTTCAAAAGATAATTATAGGGTTAATGATGAGGTGTTACTACATAACCCCGTAGTTGTTAAGTTGATAATGGCTGATGGTCAGGGCGTAAATGAGATCAGCACTTCAGAAGCCTTGAAAAAGGCACAAGAAGCGAACTTAGACCTTGTGGAAATTGATTCCTCAGCCAATCCTCCTATTTGCAAGATGCTTGATTTGCGTAAGTTAAAGTATACTATGCAAAAAAATGCGGCAGAAGCTCGTAAGAAGCAGAAAAGCGTTGATACAAAAGAGGTAAAACTCAGCCCTGGTATTAAGTCAAATGATTATGAGGTAAAATTAAGATCTATAGATGGCTTCCTAAGGGGTGGTTGTAAGGTAAAAGTATATGTCAGATTTCGAGGGCGTGAAATGATGTATCCGGATCAAGGATATAATCTGTTAACAAAGATCAAGAATCACGTTAGTGAGATTTCTAGAGTTGATTACGAGCCTAAATTTGAAGGTCGGCAGATGATTATGATTTTATCTCCAAAGTGATTTGAATTTCTGTATCTAGTTACTTGACTATTTTTTTGAATCTGCATAGGCTTGAAAAGCAGTGAATGCGAAGCTTTTTATCTATTGTAGTGGATGTTTTTTATTAACTCTTTTAGTTGATGTTTTCTGTTGGTTTGGAATTTTTTTTGTATGTTTTGGAGTTGAGGTGATGAAATGCCTAAGATGAAAACGAATTCTTCTTCTAAGAAGCGTTTCAGTATTACTGCTAGCGGGAAAGTTAAAGCGCAGGCTGCGGGTAAGCGTCATGGAATGATAAAAAGATCGAATAAGTTTATTCGTAATGCGCGGGGTGCCATGGTTTTGGGTGCTGCTGATGCAAAGAAGATTATAAGGAACTACCTTCCTAATGGTCTTTAGATATTGATATTTAATAGGCAAAATATTTTTCTGTCTTTTGTTTGAAGGAGTGCGATAGTGACTCGTGTTAAGAGAGGCGTCGTTTCTAACGCTAAGCATAAAAAAGTTTTAAAGTTAGCCAAAGGGTTTTATGGTCGTCGTAAGAATACTATAAGAACTGCTAAGGCTGCTGTCGATCGATCTCGGCAGTATGCGTATCGTGATCGTAGGGTTAAAAAGCGTGATTTTAGATCTTTGTGGATTCAGCGTATTAATGCTGCTGTTCGCTTATATGATTTAAATTATTCTCAGTTTATTAATGGTTTGCAAAAGGCAGGCATTACTCTTGATCGTAGGACTCTTTCCGAGCTTGCTATTGAAAAGCCAGGTTCTTTTGAAAAAATTGTCGATGTTTCGAAGGCCAACTTGATATAAGTAAAGGATGCCGTATTCATTAAAAAATGATATTTCCTTTTACTATTGATTTTTAGGGTATTCCATACAAATCTGCTGATTTTTCATAAGTATCATTGTTACTTTTTATTGGTTTTTGATATTTTTTACTTTAAAGTAT includes:
- the rplT gene encoding 50S ribosomal protein L20 encodes the protein MTRVKRGVVSNAKHKKVLKLAKGFYGRRKNTIRTAKAAVDRSRQYAYRDRRVKKRDFRSLWIQRINAAVRLYDLNYSQFINGLQKAGITLDRRTLSELAIEKPGSFEKIVDVSKANLI
- the lepA gene encoding translation elongation factor 4, giving the protein MQNKPTPLSRIRNFSIVAHIDHGKSTLADRFIQYCRGLTEREMSSQVLDNMDIERERGITIKAQTVRLNYTSENGQDYLLNLIDTPGHVDFTYEVSRSLSACEGSLLVVDASQGVEAQTIANVYQAIDNNHELITVLNKADLPSADPERVKKQIEETIGINTDDSLLISAKTGEGIQQLLEKIIQQLPHPTSPEGENAPLKALLIDSWYNSYLGVMVLVRIINGKLTKGQTIRLMGTNAKYKVERIGVLTPKMVDIETLYPGEIGVMMASIKEVSHTRVGDTITDDDFPTTSALPGFKEIQPVVFCGLFPVDASQFENLRTAIKKLRLNDASFSFELENSTALGFGFRCGFLGLLHLEIIQERLEREFDLDLIGTSPSVIYNLSMRDGSIIELSNPSDMPDITKISELKEPWISVTIITPTEYLGSILKLCQERRGIQIDMNHIENRTILAYELPLNEVIFDFYDRLKSVSRGYASFDYTVIDYRNGDLVKLTILVNDETVDALSILVHRSVAEKRGRGICEKLKNLIPQQMFQIAIQAAIGGRIIARETVKARRKDVTAKCYGGDITRKRKLLEKQKDGKKRMRRFGKVDIPQNAFISILKSNNE
- a CDS encoding (deoxy)nucleoside triphosphate pyrophosphohydrolase gives rise to the protein MNIMPKKILLVVACAVFGSYEKVLLSCRPKNKSYAGFWEFPGGKIEDGETPEEALVRELSEELSIIVKPVDLIPLTFVSHSYDKFHLLMPFFSCHHFEGSPRSCEGQEIKWVSLDDVKNHSILPADQPLISFLQRYSHHI
- the infC gene encoding translation initiation factor IF-3; translated protein: MLLHNPVVVKLIMADGQGVNEISTSEALKKAQEANLDLVEIDSSANPPICKMLDLRKLKYTMQKNAAEARKKQKSVDTKEVKLSPGIKSNDYEVKLRSIDGFLRGGCKVKVYVRFRGREMMYPDQGYNLLTKIKNHVSEISRVDYEPKFEGRQMIMILSPK
- the argJ gene encoding bifunctional glutamate N-acetyltransferase/amino-acid acetyltransferase ArgJ; protein product: MSRSRVTPVPLPIKGVRLSTASLGIKYVGRDDVFLMLFDKPASVAGVFTRSRCPSAPVDFCRTNLPHGIARALVVNSGNANAFTGKRGRDAVHFIAQSLSDLISCQEDEVYVASTGIIGEFLDIGKFDGVFDKLLHNATDDAWLDSAKAMMTTDSYAKTAVRTVNIDGVKVTINGMAKGAGMIAPDMATTLAFVVTDIDISSPVLQILLSEGVEHSFNSITVDSDTSTSDTLMLFSTGTVSENVPPITSIDDQRLSTFRPVLFDILKDLALQVVCDGEGASKILEVTVKGAENATSAKQVAFSIANSPLVKTAFASGSIGWWGRIVMAIGKSGAFVDRDSISVWFRNIRIATNGEPEINFSQEDVHSIMKEECIPIVVDLGIGDGVHTVWTCDFSGEYVQFNSNCQS
- a CDS encoding Npt1/Npt2 family nucleotide transporter is translated as MVCNQKILNFLLKMWQVFCAVKMSEAKKFIPMTLMMFLVLFNFSTLRPLKDSLVVPNMGAEVISFVKLWCVFPSAILFTIIYMKLSNILDSEKLFYIVVSFFVSFFVIFAFVLYPYRDFIHPSPQTIKIWVSSFPFFKWFLFLAGKWSFALFYVFAELWGAVMINLMFWQFANRITKTEEATRFYATFGLVGNVGLIFAGGIIIKLSKLTDALMIYYSMLTLILSSFLLMAIYRWMNVYVLTDPKQYSPRKGALKKKLKLSVSDSLKMALNSKYLGYIVLLVICYGTAINLVEGPWKAKVRELYPSQNDYAQFMGQFIQWTGIVTIVFMILGSNILKSVSWFTSAIITPLMILITGGGFFVFVIFENALLPLTEDIMKLTPLVLAVFLGALQNILSKATKYTMFDSTKEMAFIPLDDEFKIKGKAVVDVIGGRLAKSGGAVIQSFIFMFVPMATFSTIIPFLTGIFLFLMFIWMYVVTQLNKEYTQLLDKE
- a CDS encoding methyltransferase domain-containing protein, producing the protein MNLLFDMQLINKNRLRSLRQKDFSSHFLLDIVAKEISFRLNMINKTFDNAMELHGATGIVGRTCMKTQKISRMIRTEISTEFSTSDNTVLACPLEDIPSIPQPIDLILSPLTLHIINDTLGMFLKIKNTLKRGGVFLAAIPGVGTLRELRKSLLQAETEITGGASPRIIPFMDIKSAGALMQKAGFISPIIDQDNYTVYYKSMFHLMHDLRKMGMSNPLIHRSTTPPKKSLFTRAAEIYAEENSESTGNVTANFSIIYVIGWKSSASKEEKIVK
- the rpmI gene encoding 50S ribosomal protein L35, whose protein sequence is MPKMKTNSSSKKRFSITASGKVKAQAAGKRHGMIKRSNKFIRNARGAMVLGAADAKKIIRNYLPNGL